The sequence caaatgaattcttagcaatgcatattactaatcataaattaagttttaatatatttacggtgtgaaatttacaaaatatcttcatggaacatgatctttacttaatatcctaatgatttttggcataaaagtaaaatggataattttgacccatacaatgtatttttggctattgctacaaatataccccagagacttaagactgctttagtgctccagggtcacatttagcagatgttGTTAACCAGAGCAATTTCTTGTATATTTATGACAGGTTCAGTTCACCTTGTtcctttaaaatgtaacaatttgcAGACTCTGACACAACTGTATTTTCACTTCGGGCATGTGGCATAGACGAAAAGCTCTTTAGTCATTGTTTTAGGCCACCATTGCCTCCTTAAAAGAGTCAAGGTGTGATGATCTTGTTTTTGACCAGcctctttttgtctcttttgtgcAGAATGAAGAGGTGAAGCCGTTGATTCCTGACCCAAACTTAGACAGAAAACCCACCAACGGCTCGGAGCAAAACGCAGACAGCCTGCCGTCCAGCCGCACAGATGAGCAGGCCCTGCTCACGACCATCCTGCAGCGGACCGCTCTGTACGACACACACCTTCCCTTTCACTGCCGCAGTCTGCGCTGTTGCTAGATTACaactcctttttcttttcttgttgatTAGGAACATAATTGACGTGTCGGCTGTTGATTCTCAAGGCATGGAGCAACATGAATACATGGACAGAGCCAGACAGTACAGGTGTGTTAATGCCATTGATATGAACAGTACACATAGCTGGGTGTATGTTATCCTCACCACCGGTCATAAGATACATCACTAAAAGTGTGATATGTCACGTTTTCGAGCTGATGAAGGTTTGCACATAGGCTACGTTGAAGCTGAATcgtcatgtgtgtttgtgttaaagcACCAAGCTGGAGGTGTTGAGCAGAACGCTGTCTCAGAAGAAGCCCGTTCCTCTCCCGTCTCTGACCAGTCAGCCTCACCAGGTGCTCGCCGCTGACCCGGTCCCCTACGCAGATGTGcagcaggtcagactctgttatTAAACAACCGTCTCAGTGTATATCAGACTGCTTTTGGATGTTGGGCAGGTTATTCtctagagagtcggactcccaatcgaagggttgtgagttcgagtctcgggccggcaggaattgtgggtggggggagtgaatgtacagcgctctctccaccctcaataccacgacttaggtgcccttgagcaaggcactgaaccccaactgctccccgggcgccgcagcataaatggctgcccactgctccgggtgtgtgttcacagtgtgtgtgtgttcactgctctgtgtgtgtgcacttcggatgggttaaatgcagagcacaaattctgagtatgggtcaccatacttggctgaatgtcacgtcactttgtcactttgtcacttttgtgTTTAAGGGTTAATTGGAGTGCTGagtttgggtcaccatacttggctgaatgtcacgtcacttgtagcagttaaaatgtatacatgtatactataaacagctgcttttatttaaagatacacgtataaatctatatatgctactgttttacctaaatttatattttggaaaGATGATGGTGTTCAGCAAGGATGATGCATTTAGTAcagtataaacaataatattgcaTTTTCTATTTCTGCGttctatattaatgttttttttatattaagaagttaatatttttgtggaaactttggaattttttttttttttttgttgatgataatgaatagaaagttcaaaagaacagcatttatttgaaatcgaaatcttgtgcaacattttaaatatctttactgtcacctttgatcattgaaatgcatccttgctgaataaaagtgttcatttcttttcaaaaacttttatcgtccccaaacttttgagcagtagagtaaaaaataacataaattgtGCATTTTCCACTGAGCAGGCTGTTGGCGATGacattatgcatattatttagCGTTTTAATTTATTGCTTTTCTTTCCTCCTCAGGTTTCTAAGATCGCTGCGTACGCCTACAGCGCCATCTCACAAATCAAAGTAGATGCCAAGGAAGAGCTGGTGGTACAGTTTGCTATACCATGATTCAAAAGATGGACCTCCTTCCTCCCCAGttcctctgtttctgtctctctttctagCCCTTTCACTCCTCCGTTCTCCTTCCAGACTTCTTGAGATGCAGACACCCGTGTCTATGTTCTCTGAATGCCCTGCAGATAAATATAATTCACCCCAAACAGAGCTCCGTGTGTAAATCCGTCATCCGAGAGGGTAAACACATCTGATCTGCTATCTTTGCG is a genomic window of Cyprinus carpio isolate SPL01 chromosome B15, ASM1834038v1, whole genome shotgun sequence containing:
- the lamtor1 gene encoding ragulator complex protein LAMTOR1, whose protein sequence is MGCCFSSDSETSEQNEEVKPLIPDPNLDRKPTNGSEQNADSLPSSRTDEQALLTTILQRTALNIIDVSAVDSQGMEQHEYMDRARQYSTKLEVLSRTLSQKKPVPLPSLTSQPHQVLAADPVPYADVQQVSKIAAYAYSAISQIKVDAKEELVVQFAIP